A section of the Serratia liquefaciens ATCC 27592 genome encodes:
- the rpsK gene encoding 30S ribosomal protein S11 has translation MAKAPVRTRKRVRKQVSDGVAHVHASFNNTIVTITDRQGNALGWATAGGSGFRGSRKSTPFAAQVAAERCADAVKEYGIKNLEVMVKGPGPGRESTIRALNAAGFRITNITDVTPIPHNGCRPPKKRRV, from the coding sequence ATGGCAAAGGCACCTGTTCGTACACGTAAGCGTGTAAGAAAGCAAGTCTCTGACGGCGTGGCTCATGTCCATGCTTCTTTCAACAACACCATTGTGACTATTACCGATCGTCAGGGTAACGCATTGGGTTGGGCAACTGCCGGTGGTTCTGGTTTCCGTGGTTCTCGTAAGTCAACTCCGTTTGCAGCTCAGGTTGCAGCCGAGCGTTGTGCTGACGCAGTAAAAGAATACGGTATCAAGAACCTGGAAGTTATGGTTAAGGGACCGGGTCCGGGTCGCGAATCAACTATTCGTGCACTGAACGCCGCAGGTTTCCGCATCACTAACATTACTGATGTGACTCCTATCCCTCACAACGGTTGTCGTCCGCCGAAAAAGCGTCGCGTATAA
- the rpsM gene encoding 30S ribosomal protein S13: MARIAGINIPDHKHTVIALTSIFGIGKTRSQSICAATGIAEHVKISELSEEQIEQLREAVAKFTVEGDLRREVTLSIKRLMDLGTYRGLRHRRGLPVRGQRTKTNARTRKGPRKPIKK, from the coding sequence GTGGCCCGTATAGCAGGCATTAACATTCCTGATCATAAACATACCGTAATCGCCTTAACGTCGATCTTCGGAATCGGTAAAACCCGCTCACAGTCTATCTGTGCAGCTACGGGTATTGCTGAACATGTTAAGATCAGTGAGCTGTCTGAAGAGCAAATTGAACAGCTGCGTGAAGCAGTCGCCAAATTCACTGTAGAAGGTGATTTGCGTCGTGAAGTTACCCTGAGCATCAAGCGTCTGATGGATCTTGGTACATACCGTGGTTTGCGTCATCGTCGTGGTCTGCCAGTTCGCGGTCAGCGTACGAAGACCAACGCACGTACCCGTAAGGGTCCGCGTAAACCGATCAAGAAATAA
- the rpmJ gene encoding 50S ribosomal protein L36, producing the protein MKVRASVKKLCRNCKIVKRNGVVRVICSAEPKHKQRQG; encoded by the coding sequence ATGAAAGTTCGTGCTTCCGTCAAGAAATTATGTCGTAACTGCAAAATCGTTAAGCGTAACGGTGTCGTTCGTGTGATTTGCAGCGCCGAGCCGAAGCATAAACAGCGTCAAGGCTGA